The following coding sequences are from one Niveibacterium umoris window:
- the clsB gene encoding cardiolipin synthase ClsB, with amino-acid sequence MAAALLPGNQVTLLECGVQYFPALIAAIDAAQREVHLETYIYALDPTGEAVTLALTRAAARGCAVRVLVDGFGGRDFADHTAPRLRAAGVEVLIYRQELRALRIRRHRLRRLHRKLAVIDARVAFVGGINVIDDYDTPGQTPPRFDYAVRIEGPLLGPIHTSVRRVWWLVSWAGLRERPAWHSDVAPRPEPAGAVRAAFVIRNNLRNRRDIENAYLEAIGQARREIVIANAYFLPGRRFRQALIEASRRGCNVVLLLQGRVEYLLMHYATRALYPHLLAGGVRIFEYHRSFLHAKVAVCDGHWATVGSSNIDPFSLMLAREANVVVRDVGFARELRDSLEHAMQHGARELRLEDHRRAPWYRRFASWGAYMLVRAMMGIVGVRRLEPPHQR; translated from the coding sequence ATGGCGGCGGCACTGCTTCCCGGCAATCAGGTGACGCTGCTTGAATGCGGCGTGCAGTACTTTCCCGCGCTGATCGCCGCCATCGATGCCGCGCAGCGGGAAGTGCATCTGGAAACCTACATCTATGCGCTTGACCCCACCGGCGAGGCGGTGACACTTGCGCTGACGCGCGCCGCAGCGCGCGGCTGCGCGGTGCGGGTGCTGGTCGATGGCTTCGGCGGGCGCGACTTCGCGGACCATACCGCCCCGCGTTTGCGCGCCGCTGGCGTCGAAGTGCTGATCTACCGGCAGGAACTGCGCGCCTTGCGCATCCGTCGACACCGGCTGCGCCGCCTGCATCGCAAGCTGGCGGTGATCGATGCACGTGTCGCCTTCGTGGGTGGCATCAACGTCATCGACGACTACGACACGCCGGGCCAGACACCACCACGATTCGACTACGCGGTGAGGATTGAAGGCCCGCTGCTCGGCCCGATCCACACTTCGGTCCGCCGCGTGTGGTGGCTGGTGAGCTGGGCCGGGCTGCGCGAACGACCCGCGTGGCACAGCGATGTCGCACCACGGCCCGAACCGGCCGGGGCTGTGCGCGCGGCCTTCGTCATCCGCAATAACCTGCGCAACCGCCGCGACATCGAGAATGCCTACCTCGAGGCCATCGGGCAGGCGCGGCGTGAGATCGTCATCGCCAACGCCTACTTTTTGCCGGGCCGGCGTTTCCGCCAGGCGCTGATCGAAGCCTCGCGCCGCGGCTGCAACGTCGTGCTCTTGCTGCAAGGGCGTGTCGAATACCTGCTGATGCACTATGCAACCCGCGCGCTGTACCCGCATCTGCTGGCCGGCGGGGTGCGCATCTTCGAGTACCACCGCAGTTTCCTTCACGCCAAGGTCGCGGTGTGCGACGGCCACTGGGCCACGGTCGGTTCGTCGAACATCGACCCCTTCAGCCTGATGCTCGCGCGCGAAGCCAACGTGGTGGTGCGCGACGTGGGCTTCGCCCGCGAACTGCGCGACAGCCTTGAGCACGCAATGCAGCACGGCGCCCGCGAACTGCGCCTGGAAGACCACCGCCGCGCGCCGTGGTACCGGCGCTTTGCAAGCTGGGGCGCCTACATGCTGGTGCGCGCAATGATGGGCATCGTCGGCGTACGCCGGCTTGAACCACCGCATCAACGCTGA
- a CDS encoding type VI secretion system Vgr family protein: MSVASVLSAALSPALFTSESRLYGFALEGDTTPWLVERFRAREALSSLSHWQIDLLATDAHIAPASLIHKPAALRITLADGSRVQRSGYVHAAALLDSNGGLARYRLTLAPWLWFATQTSRSRVFNEKSLSDIIEAVLAPYASIAQWRFADEVPAFLADLPVRSLCVQYRETDFDFLCRLLCEEGLGFTFRELNEDGGAELTLGQQALHELLIFADSAALPQDRCAASAAGGAGLRFHRAAAPETQDSIFAFGYQRAFRASRTTLLSTDYKADAAISAELPSAAAIGGPNAPALEDYDFVGSYAFANAALAERYTRLARETVEARVETWLGQASVRSLRPGTWFDLKAGLADQLANLLPGYQAGSTGNRFLTNAVESAGKNNLPVGVTEAVAALLGDQSEDALGALAGKGDTPPAPCSGTLLAAAEAHGFACQFHAQRIATPWRPQLSDDTGARLNPRPTVSGLQHAVVIGANGDEVPSGHQEVHTDALGRIRIRFLWQSPDDPDSCWVRVVTRHTGASAGTRFIPRIGQEVLISFMHGDIDRPVCVGVVFNGRGENGVTPTPGGKAAKPDPNAFTYANDGAASAQANLTGGHAPLWHAAGAGEANHRNAGALSGFRSRAWGGGGWTELVFDDSDNQLRTQLTTTQQTTALTLGHLIHTRDNYRGSFRGNGFELRTDAFGAINGGRGVLLSTYGIQRSEPAGDNAAGVALARQAQKLAEAMNSAAKTHQTVPYASHVGGSKANACTLTPQKPLAAAITEALSGCVAAENLDAAFGDAALPAKKQGVPHSAAALLAVSAKAGLALTAADSITLAASETTLLATGANQELVTQGSTRLHTGQTLGILAGAEKAGEGGMGLSMIAGSGPLRLEAHSDTLQIAAKEDLKILSANASADFAAAKKIRLATAGGAAITIEGGNITVQCPGTLTVHASQKSFTGPGNVSSSLPKWQQADFQRKSRFSFSG; encoded by the coding sequence ATGTCGGTCGCTTCCGTGCTGTCCGCAGCCCTGTCACCCGCGCTGTTCACGTCCGAATCCCGGCTCTATGGATTTGCCCTTGAGGGCGACACCACGCCCTGGCTGGTCGAGCGCTTCCGCGCACGCGAGGCGCTCTCGTCGCTCTCCCACTGGCAGATCGACCTGCTCGCCACCGACGCCCACATCGCACCGGCAAGCCTCATCCACAAACCGGCCGCACTGCGCATCACGCTTGCCGACGGCAGCCGGGTGCAACGTTCTGGCTATGTACATGCGGCAGCGCTGCTCGATTCAAACGGGGGCCTCGCGCGCTATCGCCTGACTCTCGCACCCTGGCTGTGGTTTGCCACGCAAACATCCCGCAGCCGCGTGTTCAACGAGAAGTCGCTCAGCGACATCATCGAGGCGGTGCTGGCGCCCTATGCCAGCATCGCTCAGTGGCGCTTCGCGGACGAAGTGCCCGCCTTCCTCGCCGACCTGCCTGTGCGCTCACTGTGCGTGCAGTACCGCGAGACCGATTTCGATTTCCTGTGCCGGCTGCTGTGCGAAGAGGGCCTCGGCTTCACCTTCAGGGAACTGAACGAGGATGGCGGCGCCGAGCTCACACTCGGCCAGCAGGCGCTGCACGAACTGCTGATCTTTGCCGACAGCGCCGCGCTGCCGCAGGACCGCTGCGCCGCTTCGGCTGCCGGCGGCGCCGGACTGCGTTTTCACCGCGCGGCCGCGCCGGAAACACAGGACAGCATCTTCGCTTTCGGCTACCAACGTGCTTTTCGCGCGTCGCGCACCACCTTGCTCTCTACTGATTACAAGGCCGACGCAGCGATCAGTGCCGAACTGCCGAGCGCCGCGGCGATCGGCGGCCCCAACGCGCCGGCGCTCGAAGACTACGACTTCGTCGGCAGCTACGCCTTTGCCAACGCCGCATTGGCCGAACGGTACACGCGCCTCGCACGCGAGACGGTGGAAGCGCGCGTCGAAACCTGGCTCGGCCAAGCCTCGGTGCGCAGCCTGCGCCCCGGCACCTGGTTCGATCTGAAAGCGGGGCTCGCCGATCAACTCGCCAATCTGCTGCCCGGTTATCAGGCCGGCAGCACAGGCAACCGTTTCCTCACAAACGCAGTCGAGAGTGCCGGCAAGAACAACTTGCCCGTAGGCGTCACTGAAGCGGTGGCGGCCTTGCTGGGCGATCAATCCGAAGACGCTTTGGGCGCGCTGGCTGGCAAGGGCGATACCCCGCCGGCCCCTTGCTCCGGCACACTCCTCGCCGCCGCAGAAGCGCACGGCTTCGCGTGCCAGTTCCATGCCCAGCGCATCGCAACGCCGTGGCGCCCACAGCTGTCTGACGACACCGGCGCGCGCCTCAACCCGCGGCCTACGGTATCTGGCCTGCAGCACGCGGTGGTGATCGGCGCCAACGGCGACGAGGTACCGTCCGGCCATCAGGAAGTGCATACCGATGCACTCGGCCGCATCCGCATCCGCTTTCTGTGGCAATCGCCCGACGATCCTGACAGCTGCTGGGTGCGGGTGGTGACGCGACATACCGGCGCAAGCGCGGGCACCCGTTTCATCCCGCGCATCGGTCAGGAAGTGCTGATCAGTTTCATGCACGGCGACATCGACCGCCCGGTCTGTGTCGGCGTGGTGTTCAACGGGCGCGGCGAGAATGGCGTTACGCCCACGCCAGGTGGCAAGGCCGCCAAGCCCGATCCGAACGCCTTCACCTACGCCAACGACGGCGCCGCCAGCGCGCAAGCCAACCTCACCGGCGGACACGCGCCGCTGTGGCACGCAGCGGGCGCGGGCGAAGCGAACCACCGCAACGCCGGGGCGCTGTCGGGGTTTCGCAGCCGCGCCTGGGGCGGGGGTGGATGGACCGAGCTGGTCTTCGACGACTCCGACAATCAGCTTCGCACGCAGCTCACCACCACTCAGCAAACGACAGCCCTCACGCTGGGGCACTTGATCCACACCCGCGACAACTACCGTGGCAGCTTCCGAGGCAATGGCTTCGAGCTGCGCACCGATGCGTTCGGCGCGATCAATGGCGGGCGGGGCGTTCTGCTCAGCACCTACGGCATCCAGCGCAGTGAGCCGGCCGGCGACAACGCGGCAGGTGTGGCGCTCGCGCGCCAGGCGCAGAAACTCGCCGAAGCGATGAATAGCGCGGCGAAGACGCATCAGACGGTGCCCTACGCGAGCCATGTCGGCGGCAGCAAGGCCAACGCCTGCACACTGACGCCGCAAAAACCACTCGCTGCCGCGATCACCGAAGCACTCTCCGGCTGTGTCGCCGCCGAAAACCTCGATGCCGCCTTCGGCGACGCCGCGCTACCGGCAAAGAAACAGGGCGTGCCGCACAGCGCCGCCGCCTTGCTCGCCGTATCCGCCAAAGCGGGCCTCGCACTCACCGCCGCCGACAGCATCACGCTTGCCGCCAGCGAAACCACCCTGCTCGCCACAGGTGCCAATCAGGAACTTGTGACGCAAGGCAGCACGCGGCTGCACACCGGCCAGACGCTCGGCATCCTCGCCGGCGCTGAAAAAGCAGGGGAAGGCGGCATGGGCCTGTCGATGATCGCAGGCAGCGGTCCGCTTCGGCTCGAAGCCCACAGCGACACCCTGCAGATCGCCGCAAAAGAGGATCTCAAGATCCTCTCCGCCAACGCCTCAGCCGACTTCGCCGCCGCCAAGAAGATCCGCCTCGCCACCGCAGGGGGCGCAGCAATCACGATCGAAGGCGGCAACATCACGGTGCAGTGCCCGGGCACGCTGACGGTGCATGCGAGTCAGAAGAGTTTCACCGGGCCGGGGAATGTAAGTTCATCGCTGCCGAAATGGCAGCAGGCCGACTTCCAGCGGAAATCCCGTTTCTCGTTCTCCGGCTGA
- a CDS encoding DUF2306 domain-containing protein: MNHRINADAAAATHAAPLQLGAPGRRFVAPGCALEWRSARIASSQAIEIPKMTTHSLSATQARPAVINAAPWLITSTLTAVLCAASGITLGGDVGRGLLGQPIPILIHLCAAALALGLLPIMLLRRKGDAAHRAIGRVWLHAMVVLAISAIWIQTKGSFSGIHLLVPATLWGVSGGLRDAATLDRRGHGRAMLTLSLALVIAGAFAFSSGRLLNLWFFGA; this comes from the coding sequence TTGAACCACCGCATCAACGCTGACGCTGCCGCCGCGACTCACGCGGCCCCGTTGCAACTGGGCGCGCCCGGCCGTCGATTCGTCGCGCCGGGCTGTGCGCTCGAATGGCGCAGCGCGAGGATTGCATCGTCCCAGGCAATCGAGATCCCCAAGATGACGACCCACTCGCTCAGCGCCACCCAAGCCCGCCCTGCTGTCATCAACGCCGCGCCGTGGTTGATCACCTCGACGCTTACCGCAGTGCTTTGCGCAGCGAGCGGCATCACGCTTGGCGGCGACGTCGGGCGCGGTTTGTTGGGCCAACCGATACCGATCCTGATCCACCTGTGCGCAGCCGCTCTGGCGCTTGGCCTGCTACCGATCATGCTGCTGCGGCGCAAGGGCGACGCAGCACACCGCGCGATCGGCCGCGTCTGGCTGCATGCCATGGTGGTGCTCGCCATCAGCGCGATCTGGATCCAGACCAAAGGCAGTTTCAGTGGCATCCACCTGTTGGTACCGGCGACGCTGTGGGGTGTCAGCGGCGGGCTGCGCGACGCTGCGACGCTCGACCGGCGCGGCCATGGGCGCGCCATGCTCACGCTGAGCCTCGCGCTTGTGATTGCCGGGGCCTTCGCCTTCTCGTCCGGGCGACTGCTCAATCTGTGGTTTTTCGGGGCATGA
- a CDS encoding M23 family metallopeptidase yields MLISPPFLPARNANQTDAQWLETAMSGATPGYIPRRGDNTIAGNYPVSMEMGWHGGLHLVAPNGADGHALTVRAIADGTVVFVRQPTQANDNHDDPLNYGAPEGSRCWTSDGIVVIRHDTEIGADAQDQPVTVTFYSVYMHLDAIRGTVGPRRQIYRKDEIGEAGFIYGQPHSIHFEIFCDDANLQRLVGRTTGDLPLDRDGRSDVVFGELYFHLPAGTPVFGEQPLPNNSVAHRQPPAPRRGSPLPPATPLQAAHTTTEAVVIGLRYAHGEGTDGHRGDAAVTTYRLDGSTEGAALTEADAEYNLYRDATAIANAYPANGRPAPSAVFELLRFGRVINTAHETLTPNNVPHWRQIRYPGGTGWVNLNAANIHKFSDADFPHWKQWRLIDDSTDKDSRCDSPTVLAWFDGNQNGHIDATEATAGFACASVREKLEHAICKFPTEWSAATLDARWGWLKTSTEENPTPLTEEDFAKFKAHASALCFWDGVAGLPAAPWRFHPRCFVQVFRRCGWLSRRELTQLIPRAGLKDFARNWAEAERRINGVGHVHLNRAFRKYGFANAQRQTAFLAQVYIETGCLTLLDEVGHAKQQKRRNGTLYWPQPMMEYYAAFFGRGLMQLTWAGTYADYGTYRAFRNHQGTYVDERITATSTHDWAAPVRDAHQNLVRNQRRWSPRFDPDVVASDLYNASDSGAFFWVQKHFTGTTNIHRVADAGIDTTHVGRMSILVNGGGNGYNERLQYAAFIDRYRGDGIENAVAGTITATRQRIAHGQWTSGEAITLNINYTAQRST; encoded by the coding sequence ATGCTGATCAGCCCTCCATTCCTCCCTGCCCGCAACGCAAACCAAACCGACGCCCAATGGCTGGAGACCGCCATGAGCGGCGCCACGCCCGGCTACATACCCAGGCGCGGCGACAACACGATCGCTGGCAACTACCCAGTCAGCATGGAAATGGGGTGGCACGGCGGCTTGCACCTCGTTGCTCCGAATGGCGCCGACGGCCATGCGTTGACCGTGCGCGCCATCGCCGACGGAACAGTCGTCTTCGTGCGACAACCTACACAAGCAAACGACAACCACGACGACCCGCTCAATTACGGAGCACCGGAGGGCTCGCGATGCTGGACAAGCGATGGCATCGTCGTCATTCGCCATGACACTGAGATTGGTGCCGACGCGCAGGATCAACCGGTTACGGTCACGTTCTACTCGGTCTATATGCATCTGGACGCGATTCGCGGCACGGTTGGCCCGCGCAGACAGATCTATCGCAAAGATGAGATTGGTGAAGCAGGGTTCATCTACGGCCAACCCCACAGCATCCATTTCGAGATCTTCTGCGACGACGCCAACCTGCAAAGGCTCGTGGGTCGGACCACCGGGGATCTGCCGCTCGACCGGGACGGCCGCAGCGATGTGGTGTTCGGCGAGTTGTATTTCCATTTGCCGGCCGGCACTCCGGTGTTCGGTGAACAACCGCTCCCAAACAATTCGGTTGCGCACCGCCAGCCCCCGGCGCCGCGTCGGGGCTCACCGCTGCCACCCGCCACGCCACTGCAGGCTGCCCACACGACGACAGAAGCAGTCGTGATCGGCCTTCGCTATGCCCACGGCGAGGGCACTGACGGGCACCGTGGCGATGCGGCGGTGACTACCTATCGTCTCGATGGTTCAACAGAAGGCGCCGCACTCACCGAAGCCGACGCCGAATACAACCTCTACCGCGACGCCACAGCCATCGCCAACGCCTATCCGGCCAACGGACGCCCTGCGCCCAGCGCGGTCTTTGAGCTCTTGCGCTTCGGTCGCGTCATCAACACTGCACACGAGACACTCACGCCCAACAACGTGCCGCACTGGCGGCAGATTCGCTACCCGGGCGGGACCGGTTGGGTAAATCTCAATGCGGCCAACATCCATAAGTTCAGCGACGCCGATTTCCCGCACTGGAAGCAGTGGCGGCTGATTGATGACAGCACGGACAAAGATAGCCGCTGCGATTCACCGACCGTCCTCGCGTGGTTCGACGGCAACCAGAACGGGCATATCGACGCCACTGAAGCGACCGCTGGATTCGCCTGCGCCAGCGTGCGCGAAAAACTCGAACACGCGATCTGCAAGTTCCCCACGGAATGGTCGGCCGCGACCCTCGACGCCCGTTGGGGCTGGCTCAAGACCAGCACAGAAGAAAACCCGACACCGCTGACCGAGGAGGACTTTGCAAAATTCAAGGCGCATGCCAGTGCGTTGTGTTTCTGGGATGGCGTGGCTGGGCTGCCAGCGGCGCCGTGGCGGTTTCACCCGCGGTGCTTTGTGCAGGTGTTCAGGCGGTGTGGGTGGTTGAGCCGTCGGGAACTGACTCAGCTGATTCCAAGGGCGGGCCTCAAAGATTTTGCGCGAAACTGGGCTGAAGCTGAGCGTCGCATCAATGGGGTGGGCCACGTCCATCTCAATCGCGCCTTCCGCAAATATGGATTCGCAAACGCACAGCGGCAAACCGCTTTCCTCGCACAGGTTTACATTGAAACCGGATGTCTGACTCTGCTAGATGAAGTCGGTCATGCAAAACAGCAAAAACGCCGAAATGGCACCCTCTATTGGCCTCAACCCATGATGGAGTACTACGCTGCATTCTTCGGCCGCGGTCTCATGCAACTTACATGGGCCGGCACCTATGCCGACTACGGAACGTATCGCGCGTTTCGCAACCATCAAGGGACGTACGTAGACGAGCGAATCACAGCGACCTCAACTCATGACTGGGCGGCACCCGTGCGCGACGCGCACCAGAACCTTGTGCGAAATCAGCGCCGTTGGTCGCCACGCTTTGACCCGGATGTCGTCGCGAGCGATCTCTACAACGCCAGTGACAGCGGGGCCTTTTTCTGGGTGCAGAAGCACTTCACGGGCACAACCAACATCCACCGAGTCGCAGACGCGGGCATCGACACCACCCATGTTGGTCGCATGTCGATTCTTGTGAATGGCGGTGGTAATGGATACAACGAACGGCTGCAATATGCAGCTTTCATTGATCGCTACCGGGGCGACGGAATTGAAAACGCTGTGGCCGGGACCATTACCGCGACCCGCCAGAGGATTGCTCACGGGCAATGGACATCCGGTGAAGCGATCACTCTAAACATCAACTACACGGCACAAAGGTCGACCTGA
- the yiaA gene encoding inner membrane protein YiaA, with the protein MTTEYQKPTAAFVGASWAALFLGVGAFVAGLWNAQMQLNEKGYYFTVIMYGLFSAVSLQKCVRDRLEGIPVTGIYYGLAWVSVALSILLLAVGLWNATLAPSEKGFYGMAFALSLFAAVAVQKNTRDSRHDYTHKEENL; encoded by the coding sequence ATGACCACCGAATACCAGAAACCCACCGCAGCATTCGTCGGCGCTTCCTGGGCCGCGCTCTTCCTCGGCGTGGGCGCCTTTGTCGCAGGCTTGTGGAATGCGCAGATGCAACTCAACGAAAAGGGCTACTACTTCACCGTGATCATGTACGGCCTGTTCTCGGCGGTGTCGCTGCAGAAGTGCGTTCGAGACCGGCTTGAAGGCATCCCGGTCACCGGCATCTATTACGGCCTGGCCTGGGTGTCGGTGGCGCTGTCGATCCTGCTGCTCGCGGTCGGGCTGTGGAACGCGACGCTCGCACCGAGCGAAAAGGGCTTCTACGGCATGGCCTTCGCGCTGAGCCTGTTCGCGGCGGTGGCGGTACAGAAGAACACCCGCGACAGCCGCCACGATTACACCCACAAGGAAGAGAACCTCTGA
- a CDS encoding LytR/AlgR family response regulator transcription factor, with the protein MTRPARAIVADDEPLLRAELVDELRRLWPELQIVAEAADGDAALAACQTHQPDIAFLDIRMPGQSGMAVAQALVAAGKAPLFVFVTAYDNFAIEAFEREAVDYLLKPLNVERLAQTLGKLQKRLSAPAPAQDLSALIAAVQRQIAPQPAAHLNWVRAAVGETVKLIPIADVIYFAATDKYVAVFTQEGESLIRTPLKDLIDQLNPADFQQVHRGMIVNLRHVQSARPDGNGRVLLKLAGRPETLTVSRSYVHLFRQM; encoded by the coding sequence ATGACCCGACCAGCCCGCGCCATCGTTGCCGACGACGAACCGCTGCTGCGCGCAGAGCTGGTCGACGAACTGCGGCGCCTTTGGCCCGAACTGCAGATCGTCGCCGAAGCGGCCGATGGCGACGCCGCCCTTGCGGCCTGCCAGACACATCAGCCCGACATCGCCTTTCTCGACATCCGCATGCCCGGGCAGTCCGGCATGGCCGTCGCGCAAGCGCTGGTCGCTGCGGGCAAGGCGCCGTTGTTCGTGTTCGTCACCGCCTACGACAACTTCGCGATCGAAGCCTTTGAACGCGAGGCGGTGGATTACCTGCTCAAACCCCTCAACGTCGAGCGGCTCGCGCAGACCCTCGGCAAACTGCAGAAACGCCTGTCCGCGCCCGCACCGGCGCAGGATCTGTCGGCGCTCATCGCCGCCGTGCAACGGCAGATCGCACCGCAGCCCGCGGCCCACCTGAACTGGGTGCGCGCAGCGGTCGGCGAGACGGTCAAGCTGATTCCGATTGCCGACGTCATTTACTTTGCCGCCACCGACAAGTACGTCGCGGTCTTCACCCAGGAAGGTGAATCACTGATCCGCACACCGCTCAAGGACCTGATCGACCAGCTCAATCCGGCCGACTTCCAGCAGGTGCACCGCGGCATGATCGTGAACCTGCGCCATGTGCAGAGCGCGCGACCGGACGGCAACGGCCGCGTCTTGCTCAAGCTGGCCGGCCGACCCGAAACCCTGACCGTGTCGCGCAGCTATGTGCACCTGTTCCGGCAGATGTAA
- a CDS encoding endonuclease/exonuclease/phosphatase family protein has translation MSRLRICSYNIHKGFSQFNRRMVIHDLRERLRGLDSDLVFLQEVQGLHMGHEARHEDWPAMPQHEFLAQDNWHQTAYGGNAVYRNGHHGNALISKLPILTADNQDVSLTRFERRGLLHCVVGLNNGVPLHAICVHVSLTEAQRRRQLSSLIERVAEEIPPDAPVIIAGDFNDWRSKANDWLARQLGMQEVFTQLTGRPARSFPSKLPLLTLDRIYVRHLRPVQAEVLRGHGWANVSDHAPLTAELAYTG, from the coding sequence ATGTCCCGCCTCCGGATCTGCTCGTACAACATCCACAAGGGTTTCTCGCAGTTCAACCGCCGCATGGTGATCCATGACTTGCGCGAGCGGCTGCGCGGGCTGGATTCGGATCTGGTGTTCCTGCAGGAGGTGCAGGGCCTGCACATGGGGCACGAGGCGCGGCACGAGGATTGGCCGGCAATGCCGCAGCACGAGTTTCTGGCGCAGGACAATTGGCATCAGACGGCCTACGGCGGCAATGCGGTGTATCGCAACGGGCATCACGGCAATGCACTGATTTCGAAACTGCCGATCCTGACTGCCGACAATCAGGATGTGTCGCTGACGCGTTTTGAGCGGCGCGGGCTGTTGCACTGCGTGGTGGGACTGAACAACGGTGTGCCGCTACACGCGATCTGCGTGCATGTGTCGCTGACCGAGGCGCAGCGGCGGCGCCAGCTGTCGAGCCTGATCGAACGCGTGGCAGAGGAAATTCCGCCCGATGCACCGGTGATCATCGCCGGCGATTTCAACGACTGGCGCAGCAAGGCCAACGACTGGCTGGCGCGCCAATTGGGCATGCAGGAAGTCTTCACCCAGCTCACCGGTCGCCCCGCGCGCAGCTTCCCGAGCAAGCTGCCCCTGCTGACGCTGGACCGCATCTACGTGCGTCACCTGCGCCCGGTGCAGGCCGAGGTGCTGCGCGGCCACGGTTGGGCGAATGTGTCCGACCACGCGCCGCTGACCGCGGAACTCGCCTACACCGGCTGA
- a CDS encoding sensor histidine kinase, which produces MTMFLPEPCTAPQPIFTLRRYLLAVPLNAVFAAAWTAISGHSYGHSFVFSQCIGLLVLTASLLCGFVPYRLPRYLLRITSIAAGVVGGMCMAALILGLPVAAVLSMPPAGWRLVGGFSIAASLLSFAIIWWREREERQAAELREQAANAEARRLAAERASAAAQLTALQAQIEPHFLFNTLANLRSLIGRDPELARQLLDRLIEWLRATLKASRQGETTLGQEFDLLAAYLDIQRIRMGGRLEVDVAIDPALRDMHLPPLLLQPLVENAITHGVEPKAGTVRVALKGETAEDGVVLSVTDTGAGFGATPSQGTGVGLENVHARLATLYGSAARLSIESPVEGGVRAVIRIPRTSLAGGHA; this is translated from the coding sequence ATGACCATGTTCCTGCCAGAGCCCTGCACAGCCCCGCAGCCGATCTTCACGCTGCGCCGTTACCTGCTTGCCGTGCCCCTAAATGCGGTATTCGCAGCGGCGTGGACCGCGATCAGCGGCCATTCCTACGGGCACAGCTTCGTCTTCAGCCAGTGCATCGGCCTGCTCGTGCTCACCGCGTCGCTGCTGTGCGGCTTTGTGCCGTACCGGCTGCCCCGCTACCTGCTGCGCATCACCAGCATCGCGGCCGGAGTGGTTGGCGGCATGTGTATGGCCGCGCTGATCCTCGGCCTTCCCGTCGCCGCGGTGTTGTCCATGCCACCTGCGGGGTGGCGCCTGGTTGGCGGGTTCAGCATCGCGGCGAGTCTGCTGAGCTTCGCGATCATCTGGTGGCGCGAACGCGAAGAACGCCAGGCCGCAGAGCTACGCGAACAGGCCGCCAATGCCGAGGCGCGGCGCCTCGCTGCAGAACGGGCGAGCGCAGCGGCCCAACTCACCGCGCTGCAAGCGCAGATCGAGCCGCATTTCCTGTTCAACACACTGGCCAACCTGCGCAGCCTGATCGGGCGCGATCCGGAGCTCGCACGCCAGTTGCTCGACCGCCTGATCGAATGGCTGCGCGCCACGCTCAAGGCGTCACGGCAGGGCGAAACGACGCTCGGTCAGGAGTTCGACCTGCTCGCCGCCTACCTCGACATCCAGCGCATCCGCATGGGCGGGCGGCTCGAAGTCGACGTCGCCATCGACCCCGCGCTGCGCGACATGCACCTGCCGCCCCTGCTGCTGCAACCGCTGGTGGAAAACGCCATCACCCACGGCGTCGAGCCCAAGGCCGGCACGGTACGCGTCGCGCTGAAGGGCGAAACGGCGGAAGACGGCGTGGTGCTCAGCGTCACCGATACCGGTGCGGGCTTTGGGGCCACGCCATCGCAAGGCACCGGCGTCGGCCTGGAAAACGTTCACGCCAGGCTTGCCACGCTGTACGGCAGCGCCGCGCGGCTGTCGATCGAGAGCCCTGTCGAAGGCGGCGTGCGCGCGGTGATCCGGATACCGCGCACTTCACTTGCAGGAGGACACGCATGA